TGGCATCCGGACGGACGATGCAGGTGCCGTCCACGTGGTCGACGCGCTCGGAGTGGACGTGGCCGGCGCACACCACGTCGGCCGCGGTCTCCCGAGCAAGGGTTGTTGCCGTCTCGTCGCCGACGTGCGCGAGGAGGACTACGTAGTCGCAATCCCGTTTCAGGTGGTCGGTCACCTGTCGTGCCGCGTCCACGGGGTCGGTGGACCCAACGCCGTCCAGCCAGTCGCCGATAGCATCCGGTGTGGTAACGCCAGTGGTGCTGATACGCCCGTCGTTGCGTTCGATGGCGACTGACTGCGGGATGTCTACGTCGGGGAGCGTGACGTTCGCTGATACCCAGGGCTGGGGTGATTCCTTGATAATGGTCTGGAGAGCGTTGGTGCCGAAGTCGAAGTCGTGGTTGCCGAACGTCTCTGCGGCCGGTCCGACGGCCTCGAAGAACGGGAGTGCCTGACGGCCCTCGTGTTCGTTCGCGAGGGCACCGGGGGCGAGGACATCGCCGGACCCGACGACGACGGCGTCGGCGGGTGTCTGGAGGGCCGCCGCGAGCCTCGCGACACGCTCGGGGCGGTCGAAGGCGTTCTCGACATCGGAGTAGTGGAGGAGCGTTGGCACGCTATCACTTTGTCGTGACGCGGGATCTTGAACATTCGAGTTCAGACGAACACGACCCTCGGAATAGTTCGCCCGATCGAGTTCGTCGCACACTGCTTCACGAATCACGATTCGGAGTTCCTCGTTGGTTGTATCTACCGAGGGACAACCGTCAAGGTCCTCGGCAGTGACACAGGCCATCCCTCAGTCATTGAGACGCGTCACAATACGATAAACCATTGGCGCAGATCTCAATAGTGACTCGCTCTCAGTCCGCTAATCAGAGGCTAGATAGGTGGATTCACCAGGCATAGTCTCCTGTGAAATTTAGATGTCGATAGAAATTCGAGCCCAGTGATGTATGAGCACTCTACTCGCCTGACTTCTGCTGACGGAGGTAGCCGAAATGGATATTACTCGTGATTAGAGAGCCAGGACGAGTAACGACGAACAGGAGGTTTGAAGAGTCACCTCCGAGCGCGACGGACATCAGAGGGAACTCCAAGCTAAGGGTTCGGAGTCCTGGAGTTTCGTGCGTTGAGTGTGCGTTCGACACCCTGTTGGGCGGTACGAAGCGTCTCGACGAGGCTGGCGATGTCGGTCAGGACTGGATAGGTGACTGGGAGCGTCTCGTAAAGATACTGCGTGAACTCGTGATCGATGTGGTGAGTGCCCGGAATGTGCTGTTCTCGAAGGGTAGCTTGACGATCGGCGGCGAGCTGGCCGCATTCCTGTTGGCTCCATAACTTTTAAAACTAGAAGCTCAAAGTTTGACTGCTAATCAGTTCCTGATGGGTACCGTAGTCTGTGAGTACTTTTGTGAAGAAATATGTTTTAGTATTGTGGTATGTGAATTAATTAGTACAGATACAGCTATTTCTAAATTTGAGTGGGCGATAGAGGTTTGATTCGCGAAATCCGT
The DNA window shown above is from Halococcus agarilyticus and carries:
- a CDS encoding DUF7260 family protein yields the protein MPGTHHIDHEFTQYLYETLPVTYPVLTDIASLVETLRTAQQGVERTLNARNSRTPNP